The window attataaTAAACACGTTATACTTCGATTCATGCAGCTGTTGATATGGATAATTATCCCAAATTTAAAGGGCTCTTCTATCACTAACACAAAGAACGTGCTTCGGTTCATTATCATCTTCCAATACCTCCCGAGACTGTTCCTTATATATCCTCTCTCGTCGCAAATCATAAAGGCCCATGGTGTAGTCACTGAAACCGCATGGGCAGGAGCGGCTTATAATCTCACATTGTATATGTTGGCGAGTCATGTAAGTTCAAGGCAACTCAATTTGAGTTGCCGCATGATTTTTCATGTACAATTCACCCGTTACTAGTCGTATAGCAGCCCGATACATTTTAACTCATTTTATGGTGCTTAACCATTCATTCTGTGGTTTTAAATAGGTCTTGGGAGCTTGTTGGTACCTTTTATCAATTGAACGGCAGGAAGCCTGCTGGAGAAGTGTGTGCGATCATTATAAACCAACATGTGAATATTCCTTCTTCGATTGCCAGAGTCTTGATAATCCTAGGAGGGCTGCTTGGCTCCAATTGAGCAATGTGTCAAGTTTGTGCAGTCCGACGAACAAATATTATCAGTTCGGGATCTATGGTGATGCCTTGAACCAAGACGTCACGAGTTCATCCTTCTTTCACAAGTACTTCTACTGCCTCTGGTGGGGCCTGAAGAACCTCAGGTGAGACTATAAGAGGATTATTATCTCTTGATGAGTTTGCCTTGCTTTCGGGTGATGATGAATAACTGATGTTGTTTGTGGTTAACTGTTTCAGTTCTCTCGGGCAAAGTCTATATACGAGCACATTTGTTGGGGAAATTTCGTTTGCCATAATAATAGCAATTCTTGGGCTTGTACTCTTCGCTTTGCTCATTGGGAACATGCAGAGGTACCTTCAATCGACGACCCTCCGCTTGGAAGAATGGAGGATCAAGAGGAACGACATCGAACAGTGGATGCATCACAGGCAACTGCCTCTCGAGTTACGGGAAGCCgtgaggagatatgaccagtaCAAGTGGGTGGCTACCCGGGGAGTTGATGAAGAGTCCCTCCTGAGAGGCCTTCCTATGGAACTGAGAAGGGACGTCAAACGGCACCTCTGCTTCGATCTCGTTCGACGAGTGAGTTTCCTAGACATATGTTTTGTCAGTGATACTTTAAGGATTTCCTGCTCAATCTGATGTCAGAAATCGaaactttaaacaaaaaaaaaaaagtgattaagttcaTGTTAataattccttttcttttttttttgcataaaaaatAGGTTCCTTTGTTCGAGCAAATGGACGAGAGAATGCTTGATGCAATCTGTGAGAGGCTAAAACCTGCATTATGCACCGAAAGAACTATTCTCGTGCGAGAAGGTGATCCTGTGAACGAGATGCTCTTCATCATCCGAGGCCATCTCGACTCCTACACCACCAATGGTGGCCGAACAGGATTCTTCAACTCGTCCCGGATTGGACCGGGTGAATTCTGTGGTGAAGAGCTCCTCACGTGGGCCCTGGAGGGTCCGCATCCAAGTGTGATCTTTCCTTCCTCGACCCGAACGGTCAAGGCAATCACTGAGGTGGAGGCCTTCGCCCTCAAAGCGGATGACCTCAAGTTCGTGGCAGCCCAATTCAGGAAGCTCCACAGCAAGAAAATCCGATACAAGTTGAGGTTCTATTCCCATCAGTGGAGGACATGGGCAGCTTGCTTCATTCAAGTCGCGTGGCGGAGGCATAAACACAGGCAAGCGATTGCCGAGCTCAAGGAAAAGGAAAGCTCAGGTTTCAATCACGAGGCCCAACATTCCATCGGCAGCTCTGCAAGCATTAAAAGGGTCTATGGGCATTCAGGTTCGAGTATACGTGCTGGTGTGGTTAGCTCATTACAGAAGCCACCGGAGCCCGATTTTCCTGCAGATGAGGACTGAAACCTGACCTTGTACAGGTGTTAATTAGTTGTGTATGTATTGGGAACAATTCTTTCATTAACTCCGTCTTCAAGGAAGAGAGAAATACATCATACCGATCGATGAAGGCGAAGCAATGTAATGTAATGTCCTTAGTTGTTTCATTCATGACTGACAAAATTTTGGTAGTTTTGGCAGTTCAGAGAATAAATGGCTCGGTTTATTTTGCAGGAGAAGGAAGGAAGTTTAGTTCTTTCGGTGCAATACATCTCATTTCTTCCGGATACACCCATATAACTGCAAACTGAGACTTCATCTCAGTGATGCTGCTCGTAAAAACTCTATAAAATATGAAGCATATCGATGACGTTACGATTGGTAATAAACGGGTACCCAGCAAACTGCCAAGTGCTCCTCTTGGAAACCTCGGCCAAGTGACAGAGAAGGCAGGGAAGAGAAGGAAACAGGAGGCTGCTGCAGGCTCATGAGCCAGCCCATAATTTCTGACCACAGAAAACGAGAAAGAGAAGGCCTTGCTTCATTCATCAATAATTATTGGATCTCTCTCAGGCCTTGTGTAGTTTGTCTACTGCTATACATCATTCATCCCTTCAATTTCTCGACCGACCATTCTAATCAGAATTTATCTCTTTACTTTAAACAGTGGAACCTTTTACGCATATATAGCTTTTCATGTCACGATTCCACCTTGATGGATGCAATTATCCTCATCGAATTTGTGATCCTGAGTTTATATAGCAAAAGGAGTAAAGtgaaagtttaattaaaaaaaaaaaaaagaaaagcggGGAGAATCTATCAATCAAAGGAAACAAAAGAATTGGGCCGACCCAGCAAAGGAGTCCTACCCATTTTTCCAC of the Punica granatum isolate Tunisia-2019 chromosome 6, ASM765513v2, whole genome shotgun sequence genome contains:
- the LOC116212336 gene encoding protein CNGC15b-like isoform X1 gives rise to the protein MGFCSSRSARIWDDIELSSSPTTTSIGATKQKYNSSGILSQVSSPTMKPRSSLASKVNSTVFSEDYDRRKRKILDPRGKVIRQWNSIFLVACIVSLFVDPLFFYLQLVWEDQCINIGIPLEVTLTIVRSITDIFYMIQIFIKFRTAYVAPSSRVFGRGELVIGSSKITARYLRTGFFIDLIAALPLPQLLIWIIIPNLKGSSITNTKNVLRFIIIFQYLPRLFLIYPLSSQIIKAHGVVTETAWAGAAYNLTLYMLASHVLGACWYLLSIERQEACWRSVCDHYKPTCEYSFFDCQSLDNPRRAAWLQLSNVSSLCSPTNKYYQFGIYGDALNQDVTSSSFFHKYFYCLWWGLKNLSSLGQSLYTSTFVGEISFAIIIAILGLVLFALLIGNMQRYLQSTTLRLEEWRIKRNDIEQWMHHRQLPLELREAVRRYDQYKWVATRGVDEESLLRGLPMELRRDVKRHLCFDLVRRVPLFEQMDERMLDAICERLKPALCTERTILVREGDPVNEMLFIIRGHLDSYTTNGGRTGFFNSSRIGPGEFCGEELLTWALEGPHPSVIFPSSTRTVKAITEVEAFALKADDLKFVAAQFRKLHSKKIRYKLRFYSHQWRTWAACFIQVAWRRHKHRQAIAELKEKESSGFNHEAQHSIGSSASIKRVYGHSGSSIRAGVVSSLQKPPEPDFPADED
- the LOC116212336 gene encoding protein CNGC15b-like isoform X2 → MGFCSSRSARIWDDIELSSSPTTTSIGATKQKYNSSGILSQVSSPTMKPRSSLASKVNSTVFSEDYDRRKRKILDPRGKVIRQWNSIFLVACIVSLFVDPLFFYLQLVWEDQCINIGIPLEVTLTIVRSITDIFYMIQIFIKFRTAYVAPSSRVFGRGELVIGSSKITARYLRTGFFIDLIAALPLPQLLIWIIIPNLKGSSITNTKNVLRFIIIFQYLPRLFLIYPLSSQIIKAHGVVTETAWAGAAYNLTLYMLASHVLGACWYLLSIERQEACWRSVCDHYKPTCEYSFFDCQSLDNPRRAAWLQLSNVSSLCSPTNKYYQFGIYGDALNQDVTSSSFFHKYFYCLWWGLKNLSSLGQSLYTSTFVGEISFAIIIAILGLVLFALLIGNMQRYLQSTTLRLEEWRIKRNDIEQWMHHRQLPLELREAVRRYDQYKWVATRGVDEESLLRGLPMELRRDVKRHLCFDLVRRVPLFEQMDERMLDAICERLKPALCTERTILVREGDPVNEMLFIIRGHLDSYTTNGGRTGFFNSSRIGPGEFCGEELLTWALEGPHPSVIFPSSTRTVKAITEVEAFALKADDLKFVAAQFRKLHSKKIRYKLRFYSHQWRTWAACFIQVAWRRHKHRQAIAELKEKESSGFNHEAQHSIGSSASIKRVYGHSGVN